Sequence from the Echinimonas agarilytica genome:
TGAATTTTCATTCCACTAAATAACCCGGCTTCTGCTTTGATTCCAGAGACGTTCCAAAAATGCGTATTTGAACGTACCAAATGGCTGTAGTCAGGTTTGATGTTCGCCTGAATCACTACACTTTCAGAGCCTTCAGCCAGCTCAGTTGATGTGACTTGTCCGACTTGGATTTGGCGGAACAATATTGGCGAACCGACTTTAACAGAACCCAGAGCCGGGCTTTCTAGGTAAATTGTAATGCCATCGGTTGGTACGGGGTTTTTTGGGGCCCCGTATCCTGCGTTAAATTGTTGACGAGTGGCGCCGGTACCCGGTAGCGCGATAATAAAATCTCCGGTCAATAGTGCTTTAGGGTTTGATACACCATCAATTCCAATAGAGCCCGACTCAATCCAAAACTGGGTGCTCTGTCTCATGAAACTATCGGCGTAGAGTTGTTCCAAATATACTTGCGCGTTGACGTGATTTAGCCCCGGATCCAATACAATATCGTTGACTTCGCCAATTTGAAAACCGCCATAAAAGACTTTTGTACCCTGCGTCACACTGGTGCTCACAGGCAGTTCTATGTTGATGACTGACACGGTTTCCATCGCGATCTTTTGATTCGAATATAGCTCAAATTCCAACGGGCCTTTGGCCGAAGCTTCAGAGTTGGGAGTGTCGAATGCAATGCCACCTAAAGCTGCCGCAATCAGTGAGCCGGTTTGGACTTCTAGCCCTGTTAAGTCGGCTTTGAACTTAATGCCGCCCATTTGCCAGAAGCGAGATGATTGATTCAATAAGTGCGCATATTTAGCTTGTACGCCGGCAGTCATAATTACTTTTCTTTGGTCATTCAGTTCAACGCTAAGGATTTCGCCCACGGGTAAATCTTTAAAGTACACTGGGGCTTCAGCTTGCAGCCCATGAACGTCGTCCGACACTATTTTTATTAGTTTTGGTTTGGTGCGCTTGCCTACAACTGCAGCTTCGATTGTTGAGTAAAGCGCAAGGTTTTGACCGTCTTTCGCTGGCGAAGCATCTTTCCATTGGTTACCGCGCATGAGCGTAATACCGCCCATTAACACCTGTTCTATGGGTTTAGTGTCAATGGTTAATCCGCGCAGGCTCGCTTTCACATCAATACCAGAGTTGACATAAAATCTAGATTTATCGGTCACTAAGTGCGTGTATACAGGGTTAATTACAACATCAAATTCAACCGAGTTGTCGTCGCTTAACACCACATCGCGAATATGACCAATGGTCAGCCCTCGATAGAAAATCGTTTTGCCCGCGCTTAATCCATAAGAGTTTGGGGCGTGAAGTGTAATGTTTAACGAACCAGGGAGTGCGGGTTCATTTGGCTGAATTTTAAAGTGCCTCAATTCGCTGGGCTTTGTGGCGGGCGAAAATTGAATTCGATAACCCAATACAATCGTATCGAGGTTTTCTATTCCAGCCATCGAAATTTTGGGTTTCACCAGCCAGAACTGACTATCGTCGCCTAATAGTTCATTGAGCGAAGGATCGAGGTGTGCCTCTCCTGTTACATAGGTCTGGTCGTCGCTTAAACGAATATTCTCGAACGTCCCTATGGGAACGCCTAGGTAACGAATCTCTGTTCCACTTAGAGCCAGGCCGTCGGCTACATGGATAGTGAGCGCAATCTGAATGCCTCGGTCTGCTTCATCCAGTGAGGGGTATAGAACAAATTCTTGCTCTTCGGCTTCGAGCGGATCACTGCCCAAAGGGCTGTCGAATGCGATTCCACCAGCGATGATGGTGGCGAGGCTTTCGGTTTGCACTTCAACACCGCTAATTCCAGCGGACACTCGCACGCCACTGACGTTCCAAAAGCGACTGTCTTTGGTGACCAAGTGAATATATTCACTGTTAATTTGGACTTGAACCATGACGTCGTGGCGCTCGTCATCGAGCTTTATTTTTACCACTTCGCCGACTGCGAAATGGCGGTAATAAACGGGAGAACCAACGGATAAGCTGCCTAGTGTTGGCGTACGTAGGCGAACGATCAGATCGTCGTCTGTCAGTTGTAATGGTGCTTCCTTAACGGCTTCAAATTCGCGTTCTTTGGGACCTTCACCGGGTTGAACTGCAATGTAATTTCCCGACAAAATAGTGTCGAGCCCTGAGATTCTAGTGAGTGAGGCTTGCGGGCGCACTAGCCAAAACTGTGTGCCTCGGGTCAGTGCACTTTCAGCTCGAGGGTCCATTTCTACCAGCACGTTCACACCAAGTAAGCGTTGATCGGGTTCGATTGTTTTGACCTTACCAACGACTAAACCTTTGTACTTGACTGGTGTTTTATCTTCGATGATGCCGTTTCCATCTGGAAAATGAATCGAAATCATAATGCCTGCTTGGCTGAGGCTTTGGTATGCAAGGTAGCCACCTAGCAATAGCGCGATGATTGGCAGCAACCAAATTGCGGAAATAGGAGACTTCTTTTTAATCAGTGGTTGCGCGGCTATCGAATCATTTGGCAAAGCATTTTCCTTAATCGTTTACATCGTCCCAAATTAGACGTGTATCAAAGCTCTCGGTGGCAAGTACGGTGAGCAGAATCACCATTGCAAATGCGGTTGCTGCAGGTCCACAGGAGAAGTCCAATATTTGTCCAAGGTTGACTAACGTGGCCATGATAGAGATGACGAATAAATCTAACATTGACCATTTTCCTATCCATTCAATCGCATGATACATGCGGAGTCTTGATTTCCGGTTGCGTAAAATATTAAATTTTAAACTGATTAATATAAAACTCAGGCCAATAATTTTAGCGAAAGGAATTGCAATGCTGGCCGTAAATACAATGAGTGCAATGGGCAGCATATCGGCTGCTGCTAACGCAATAACGCCAGACATAATCGTATCTTCTTGAACCGTGCCGCTTTTCGTAAAATAGCTAATAGGATAGATATTGGCAGGTAAAAAAAGAATAAGTGCAGCGATGAGGCAAGCCCATGTCCGTTGCAAACTATTTGGTGATCGTTGATAAAGTTTAGTCTCACATCGGGGGCAGGCAACGTGCCCCACATCAATTTCAATGTGCTCACATAGCTTATTGCAGCAATGGCAAACCACTAACCCTCGTTCATATGCGCTAGCCATGAGATTGCCTTTGTTCAATGAGGTGCCACATATAATGCCGATTAAACTGCTGCGCAAGGGCAATTAATACTGCAAACATAAACACATAGCTGACCAGGCCTAAGCCAAAATAGATATCTGCATAATCCTTGAGTTTAAATACTGCGACTAAAAAGCTAATCAAATAGATCTCAAGCATGGCCCACTTTCTAATGCGATTCATGATTTTCATGAGCACGACTAAAGTCGATGGCGCCCATTGCCGTTTATAGCCGTAAAGCAACGCGATCAGACACCCCATTGTAACCAGGGGGGCCACTGCACCGGCAAAAATGACCAGCGAGCCGACAAACCAGAAACCGCCATCAATGAGCGTTAAACCCGCGCCCCAAATAGTGGTACTGAGTTCTTGGTTAAATAACCGAATGGTAATGAGTGGCAAAAAATTGGATGGAAACCAGAGAATAAATCCAGTAAAAGCGAGAGCAAAGAGGCCATCGAGTTTGAACGGACTGTGACTAAAAATACGTTTGCCACACCGAGGGCAGTTGGCGTCATTATGTGGTGGCACTTCTAATAACGATACCAAGAGATCGCAATCTGTGCACGCGACCATGTGTGGCTTAGCCATCTGTACTCCAAGCTCAGTCTAGAGTCAGGTGAATTTTAATGATTTCAGTGTATTAACAGAACTAGTTTTTGTCTAGTGGGTTAACCGTAGAGCCGAATTAAAAGCCCGTGTACAATACCCTGAAAATTCCACAGAGGCTTTTTATGTTAACTACTGAACTTGTGACTTACCTCGACCAAACTTTACAATCCAATCAAAT
This genomic interval carries:
- a CDS encoding MlaD family protein, which encodes MPNDSIAAQPLIKKKSPISAIWLLPIIALLLGGYLAYQSLSQAGIMISIHFPDGNGIIEDKTPVKYKGLVVGKVKTIEPDQRLLGVNVLVEMDPRAESALTRGTQFWLVRPQASLTRISGLDTILSGNYIAVQPGEGPKEREFEAVKEAPLQLTDDDLIVRLRTPTLGSLSVGSPVYYRHFAVGEVVKIKLDDERHDVMVQVQINSEYIHLVTKDSRFWNVSGVRVSAGISGVEVQTESLATIIAGGIAFDSPLGSDPLEAEEQEFVLYPSLDEADRGIQIALTIHVADGLALSGTEIRYLGVPIGTFENIRLSDDQTYVTGEAHLDPSLNELLGDDSQFWLVKPKISMAGIENLDTIVLGYRIQFSPATKPSELRHFKIQPNEPALPGSLNITLHAPNSYGLSAGKTIFYRGLTIGHIRDVVLSDDNSVEFDVVINPVYTHLVTDKSRFYVNSGIDVKASLRGLTIDTKPIEQVLMGGITLMRGNQWKDASPAKDGQNLALYSTIEAAVVGKRTKPKLIKIVSDDVHGLQAEAPVYFKDLPVGEILSVELNDQRKVIMTAGVQAKYAHLLNQSSRFWQMGGIKFKADLTGLEVQTGSLIAAALGGIAFDTPNSEASAKGPLEFELYSNQKIAMETVSVINIELPVSTSVTQGTKVFYGGFQIGEVNDIVLDPGLNHVNAQVYLEQLYADSFMRQSTQFWIESGSIGIDGVSNPKALLTGDFIIALPGTGATRQQFNAGYGAPKNPVPTDGITIYLESPALGSVKVGSPILFRQIQVGQVTSTELAEGSESVVIQANIKPDYSHLVRSNTHFWNVSGIKAEAGLFSGMKIQAESLTTIIAGGIAFGTPDNEAIRERAQQGSRFKLHAKAKNTWRQWQLTIDKD
- a CDS encoding paraquat-inducible protein A, whose protein sequence is MASAYERGLVVCHCCNKLCEHIEIDVGHVACPRCETKLYQRSPNSLQRTWACLIAALILFLPANIYPISYFTKSGTVQEDTIMSGVIALAAADMLPIALIVFTASIAIPFAKIIGLSFILISLKFNILRNRKSRLRMYHAIEWIGKWSMLDLFVISIMATLVNLGQILDFSCGPAATAFAMVILLTVLATESFDTRLIWDDVND
- a CDS encoding paraquat-inducible protein A codes for the protein MAKPHMVACTDCDLLVSLLEVPPHNDANCPRCGKRIFSHSPFKLDGLFALAFTGFILWFPSNFLPLITIRLFNQELSTTIWGAGLTLIDGGFWFVGSLVIFAGAVAPLVTMGCLIALLYGYKRQWAPSTLVVLMKIMNRIRKWAMLEIYLISFLVAVFKLKDYADIYFGLGLVSYVFMFAVLIALAQQFNRHYMWHLIEQRQSHG